In Chroicocephalus ridibundus chromosome 4, bChrRid1.1, whole genome shotgun sequence, one genomic interval encodes:
- the LOC134514359 gene encoding fibrosin-1-like protein — protein MSVSRGHARRVQPPAALEKTKTEAGDHPSPRAAAHPAPQAGTAIPTGVVPGEGATHPCPPAAGKERPSQSPAAGPGRPFPAAAQCQVSCWECLLCPAKEQHSQSLWRGGHVLSCDNPARPVACPSPPRRALSPNHVALSASRSTVASSTFATPVWLPAGAGRAPSPRLPVLSALLARCPGGVTGRPQRRQQRLSPNSCQLLHQPTVTLFLPQSPIGIFWLLDVQFPSVLGKGIKPGYGRTHTHTHTHTHTHGCPSPLAVPAASGPAATAQRPQMLRSLGSTVSFGSLRENNGLRSQPGAPATAWAARSHPAASNALGYGCVFHQETAFGGRGKT, from the coding sequence ATGTCAGTGAGCCGCGGGCACGCGCGGCGTGTTCAGCCGCCTGCGGCGCTGGAAAAGACCAAAACCGAAGCAGGGGATCACCCTTCCCCGCGCGCCGCTGCCCATCCAGCCCCGCAGGCCGGCACTGCCATCCCCACGGGAGTCGTGCCAGGGGAGGGGGCGactcatccctgtccccccgcTGCTGGGAAGGAGCGGCCGAGTCAATCACCCGCTGCTGGCCCAGGACGGCCGTTTCCAGCCGCGGCCCAGTGCCAAGTTTCATGTTGGGAATGTTTGCTCTGCCCTGCTAAAGAGCAGCATTCCCAAAGTCTCTGGCGGGGGGGACACGTGCTAAGCTGCGATAACCCAGCCCGTCCTGTTGCgtgcccttcccccccccgcagggCTCTAAGCCCCAACCACGTGGCGCTTTCTGCATCTCGGTCCACAGTCGCTTCATCGACCTTTGCGACGCCAGTGTGGCTGCCAGCGGGCGCTGGGCGCGCACCATCCCCACGCCTCCCTGTCCTCAGCGCGCTGCTCGCCCGGTGCCCGGGGGGTGTAACGGGGCGTccgcagcggcggcagcagcgtcTTTCACCAAACTCCTGCCAGCTTCTCCATCAGCCCACCGTTACCCTCTTCCTACCACAGAGCCCCATCGGCATCTTTTGGCTGCTGGACGTACAGTTCCCCTCTGTGttgggaaaaggaataaaacccGGGTACggacgtacacacacacacacacacacacacacacacacacacggctgTCCCTCTCCTCTCGCAGTCCCGGCGGCCAGCGGGCCGGCAGCAACTGCTCAGCGGCCGCAGATGCTGCGATCGTTAGGAAGCACCGTTTCCTTTGGGTCCCTCCGGGAGAACAACGGGCTGCGCTCCCAGCCCGGGGCTCCCGCCACTGCCTGGGCTGCGCGCAGCCACCCCGCTGCCAGCAATGCCCTTGGCTACGGCTGCGTTTTCCACCAGGAAACGGCTTTTGGGGGACGAGGGAAAACCTAG